A window of Cellulomonas wangleii genomic DNA:
TCATCAGGGCACCTCACGGACGTCGGAGCCGAACGCGAGCGCCAGGTTCTCGGGCCGCAGGACGTCCTGCGGCGTGCCGTGCACCAGGACGTGGCCGTGCAGCAGCGCGGCCTCGTCGGCCAGGGCGGGCAGCGCGTGCAGGTCGTGCGTCGAGACGAGCACGGCGGCCCCGGCGGCGGCCAGCTCGCGCAGCAGCCGGGTGATCGTGGCCTCGGAGCGCTTGTCGACCCCCGCGAACGGCTCGTCCAGCAGCAGCACGGTCGCGCCCTGCGCGAGCCCGCGCGCGACGAACGCCCGCTTGCGCTGCCCACCCGACAGGCGCCCGATCTGCCGGTCCGCGAGGTCGGTCAGCTCGACCCGGGCCAGGGCCTCGTCGACGGCGGCGTGGTCGGCGCGGCCGGGGCGGCGCGTCAGGCCGAGGTGCCCGTAGCGGCCCGTCATGACGACGTCCCGCACCGACAGCGGGAACGTCCAGTCCACGTCCTCGCTCTGCGGCACGTAGCCCACGGCACCGCGTCGGCGGGCGGCCGCGGGGTCCGTGCCGTCGACCAGCACCGTGCCCGCGTCCGGGCGGACGACCCCCATGACGCACTTGAAGAGCGTGGACTTGCCGGAGCCGTTGACGCCGACCAGCCCGCAGACGCGGCCGTGGTCGAGGGTCAGGCTCGCCCCGTCCAGGGCCCGCACGGTGCCGTAGCTGACGTGCAGGTCGCGGACCTCCAGGGCGTGCGTCACGAGGTGCGCCCGGTGAGGCCGTCGACGATGACGCGCACGTCGTGGCGCAGCAGGTCGAGGTACGTCGGGACCGGACCGTCGGGCTCGGACAACGAGTCGACGTAGAGCGTGCCGCCCAGCACCGCGCCGGTGGCCTCGGCGATGCGGCGCATGGGGGCGTCGGAGACGGTCGACTCGCAGAAGACGGCCGGCACCTCGTCCGCGCGGACCGTGTCGACGACGGCCGCGACCTGCCGCGGCGTGGCCTGCTGCTCGGCGTTGACGGGCCAGATGTAGTGCTCCGTGAGCCCGGCGTCCCGCGCCAGGTAGGAGAAGGCGCCCTCGCAGGTCACCAGCGCGCGGTGCTGCTCGGGCAGGGCTCCCAGCGCGGTGACCAGCTCGTCGTGGACCTGCTGCAGCTCGGTGCTGTAGGCGTCGGCGTTGGCGCGGTAGTCGTCGGCGTGCGCGGGGTCGAGGTCGGCGAAGGCGTCGGCGATGTTCCGCACGTACACCTGGGCCTGCAGCGGGCTCATCCACGCGTGCGGGTTGGGCCGGCCGGCGTAGGCGTCGCCCGTGACGTCGATGACGTCCACCCCGTCGGAGACCACCACGTGCGGGGCGTCCAGGCCGTCGACGAACTGCTCGAACCACCGTTCCAGTCCGAGGCCGTTGTCGAGGACGAGGTCGGCGCGACGGGCGCGGGCGATGTCGCCGGGGGTGGGGTCGTAGCCGTGGACCTCGGCACCCACGCGGGTGATCGACTCGACCTGCAGGTGCTCGCCGGCGACGTTCGCGGCGATGTCGGCCAGGACGGTGAACGTGGTCAGGACGACCGGGCGGCCGTCGTCCGCGGGGCGTGCGGTGCAGCCCGCGAGCAGCGCGAGGACCGTGAGCACGGCTCCCGCGCACCACGACCGGCGGTGCTGCGGGGAGGGGTGTCGCATGCTGCCGAACCTAGTTTCGGCCGACCGAACTCGCAAGATCCCCCGGACGTAACTTCGTGCGCTGACCAAGGATGGACGCCATGACGCTGCCCACCCTGCCCACCCGCCCGGTGGCCGACCCCGCCGCCGTGGTCCAGGGGGACACCTACCGGATCACCGTCCTGACCGACGGTCTGCTGCGCCTGGAGCACTCCCCGGACGGTGTCTTCGAGGACCGACCGTCCACGTTCGCGCTGCACCGCCGCCAGCCCGTCCCCGAGTTCCGCGTGGTCGACCGCGGCACCCACCTCGAGGTCGTCACGCGGCGCCTGCGCCTGACGTACGACAAGGGGCCGTTCACCACCAGCGGGCTGTCGGTCGCGGTGCTGGGCGCCGTCACCACCTGGCACTCGGTGTGGCGCTACGGGCAGGACGACGACGGTCGCAACCTCGGCGGCACGGCCCGCACGCTCGACGAGGCGGACGGGGCCGTGCCCCTGGAGCCGGGCGTCGCCGGCCGCTACGGGTACGCCGTGATCGACGACTCCCGCTCCCTGCTGCTCACCGAGGACGGCTGGGTGGCGCCGCGCGACGACCGCCGCACCGACCTGTACGTCTTCGCGTACGGGCACGACCACGCCGAGGCGGTGCGCGCGCTCTACGCGGTGTCCGGCCCGCAGCCCGTGCTGCCGCGCTGGGCGCTGGGCAACTGGTGGAGCCGCTACCACCGCTACACCGCCGAGGAGTACGTGGCCCTGCTCGACCGGTTCCGGGCCGCGGGTGTCCCCTTCTCGGTGGCGGTCCTCGACATGGACTGGCACGTCACGGACGTGGACCCGGCGATCGGCAGCGGCTGGACCGGCTACACCTGGGACCGTGAGCTGTTCGGCGACCCGGCGGCCTTCCTCGCCGAGGTCCACGCCCGCGGTCTGCGCGTCACCCTCAACGTGCACCCGGCGGACGGCGTCGGCCCGCACGAGGAGGCGTACGGCGCGATGTGCCAGGCCCTCGGCCTGGACCCGTCGACCCGTGACCCGATCGCGTTCGACGTCACCGACGAGGCCTTCCTCACCGCCTACCTCGACGTCCTGCACCGCGGCCTGGAGGACGAGGGCGTCGACTTCTGGTGGATCGACTGGCAGCAGGGGCCGCACTCGCGCGTCGCCGGCATCGACCCGCTGTGGATGCTCAACCACTTCCACTTCCTCGACAACGCGCGCGACGGGCGCCGCCCGCTGACGTTCTCGCGGTACGCCGGGCCCGGGTCGCACCGGTACCCCGTCGGGTTCTCCGGGGACGCGGTGGTGTCGTGGGCGTCGCTCGCGGCCCAGCCGCACTTCACGGCCACCGCCGCGAACATCGGGTACGGCTGGTGGAGCCACGACATCGGCGGGCACATGTTCGGCGCCAAGGACGACGAGCTCGCGACGCGCTGGGTGCAGCTCGGCACGTTCTCGCCCGTCCTGCGGCTGCACTCGTCGAACAACCCGTTCCTCACCAAGGAGCCGTGGGCGTTCGGCCCGGAGCACGCCGCGGTCCAGACGGACTTCCTGCGGCTGCGCCACCGCCTGGTGCCGTACCTGCACACCATGAACCACCGGGCGGCGCGCGAGGGCGTGCCGCTGGTGACGCCGATGTACCACCGCTGGTCGCGGCACCGCGAGGCGTACGGCGTGCCCGGGCAGTTCCTCTTCGGGTCGCAGCTGCTGGTGGCGCCCGTGACGTCGCCGCGGGACCGTGGGTCGGCCACGGCAGCGGTGCGTGCGTGGCTCCCGGACGGTGCGTGGGTCGACGTGCTGACCGGCCTCGTCTACGACGGCGGCCGCGAGCTCGTGCTGCACCGCGACCTGGCCGCCGTGCCGGTGCTCGCGGCGGCCGGCGCGATCGTCCCGCTCGACGCGGCGGACGTGCCGGACGACGACCCGGTCGAGCCGTGCGCGCTGGAGGTCCTCGTCGTCGTCGGCGCGGACGGGGCGTTCACGCTCGTCGAGGACGACGGCACGGGCGACGGCCTGGACTCCTCCCGCGTCGCGCGCACGCCGCTGACGTGGGACCAGGCGCGCGGTGCGCTGACCGTGGGACCGGTCGAGGGGGCCGCCGGCGTCGTGCCCGCGACGCGCACGTGGACCGCGACGTTCGTGTCCGTCGCCGACGACGTCACGCCGGTGGCGACCGTCGAGGGCGCACCGGCCGAGCCCGTCGTCGCCCGTGCCGCCGACGGCCGGCTGCGGGTGACGGTGGCCGACGTGCCCGTCGGGGCCACGCTGCGCGTCGGGCTCGGCGAGGCGCCGGCGCTGCGGCCGAACGACGTCGCGGGGCGGCTGCACCGGCTGCTGGACGTCGCGCAGGTGGGCTACGAGCTCAAGAGCCGCGTGCTCGACGTGCTGACGTCCGACCGTCCGCTGCACGTGCGGCTGTCGCACCTGGCCGCGCTCGACGTGCCGCCGGCGCTGCGCGGGGCGCTGGAGGAGGTCGTGCTAGCGCGCGTGCCCTGAGGGTGCGAACGGGTGACGACGGGGTCGGTGGCCCGGTCGACACGGACAAGTCCGGCATCATGAGGGCCCCACCCTCTGGAGGACCCTCTCGTGCGTGCTGCCCGCCGCCGTCGCCCGGCTCGTGCCGGCCTCGTCGTCGTTCTCGTCGCCGTGCTGCTCGCCGCCTGCACCGGCGGCGGCGCGACCCCGGACGGCGAGACCGACGGGACGCCCACCGCCGACCCCGGGCCGCGGCCCGAGGACGTGGTGGCGAGCGAGGTGGTCGTGACGTCGGAGGCCGAGGTGCGCGTCGACGTGCACCCGGTGGTGCGCGTCGGGGACCTCGCCGTGCTGACCCTCGACCTCATCCCGCCCGACCCGTTCCCGGAGACGGGCAGGGTGCACGTGCACGGGTGGGACGTCGACGGGCTCACGTACCACCTCACCAGCGAGGCCCCGTCGAACGTGCGGCTCGTCGACCTCGTCCGTGACGTGGTCCTGCACGGCGGCACGGACGGCGAGGGCGCCCCGGTCGTGGCACCCGAGGGCTGGGCGACGCTGCGGGACCCCGCCGGGACCCGCCTGCAGATCCCGTTCGCGGCCCCGCACCCCGACGCCGACGAGGTGGCGCTGTTCCTGCCCGGGGCGCCGCTGGTCGCCGCCGTGCCCGTGATCGACGGGGACGTGCCGGCGAGCGTGCGTCCGGCGTCGGCCGCCGCGCCCACCGGGACGCCCGGCGCGTCCGGGTCCGCCACGGCGAGCGCGTCGCCGGCGCCGGCCCCCGAGGTGCTCGACCTGGACGCCGTGGTCGCCGCGCCCGTGTTCCCCCTGGAGTCGACGAGCATCGAGCTCGCCGGCGCGGTGACGACCGTGGAGTCGCAGGAGCGCGTCGACGTGTCCCTCGGGTCGGACGTGCTCTTCGAGTTCGACCAGGACGTCCTGACCCCGGCGGCCGACGAGGCGCTGCGCCTGGTGGCCCAGCGGCTGACGGAACGCGCGCCGGGCGACGTCACGGTCGTGGGGCACACCGACGACCAGGGGGACGAGGCGTACAACGCCGACCTGTCGCAGCGCCGTGCCCGGACTGTCGCCGACGCCCTGGGTGCCCTCGTCGACCCCGCGTCGTACCCCATGGGCGTCGAGGGGCGGGGCGAGTCCGAGCCGGTCGCGCCGAACACGTCGGACGAGGACCGGGCCCTGAACCGTCGCGTGACGGTCACCCTCACGTCCACGATGGTGACCCGCACCGAGCTGACGACCGGGGGCGAGCTGCCCCCGTTCGGCCAGGAGGGCCAGGTCGGCACGGCGGGCACGCCGCTGCCGGTCGACGCCCTCATCGACTGGGAGGTGGAGGCGACCGCGCGACGCGTGCACGGGCACGTCGTGGTGGACCTGGTCGCCCGCAACGTCGACGACCGCTCCAGCTCCGGTGCCAAGATCGGCTCCCTGGACGGCGGGGACCGGGGCCGGGGCGAGGGCACGACGGCACCGAGCGCGTCGTCGAGCGGCACGATCCTGCACGGCGCGACCCGGGTGCTCCCGCTGGACTACCGCACGGGCGTCTCGGAGCGGCACCCCGGTGGCGAGTGGTTCGCGCTCGCGGACCTCACGGTCGGCGGCGACATGGACCCGGGGCAGGCGCGCACGTTCTCCTTCGTCTACCCGGAGCTGGACGTCGACACCGTCACGTTCCAGGCGGGGACCGGGCGGAGCTCGTCGTACGACTTCCGCATCCTCGACATCCCCGTCGCGGCGGAGGGGACGGGCTGACGCCGCGCCGCCGCTCGTAGGCTGACGACGTGGACGAGTACACGATGACCGGGTTCCGGGTGCGCGAGCACCGCGTCGAGGTGCCGGTCGACCGGGGGGACCCGCAGCGGTTCGGCTCGGTCGAGGTGTTCGCGCGCGAGGTCGTCGACCCGGAGCGCGACGGCGAGGACCTGCCGCTGCTGCTCTTCCTGCAGGGCGGCCCCGGCGGCATGGGGCCGCGCCCGACGCCCGGCGGCGGGTGGTGGGCGACCGCGCTGCGCACCCACCGCGTCGTGCTGCTGGACCAGCGCGGAACGGGCCGCTCGTCGCGGATCGAGGGGGCGGACGTCGCGGCGTTCGACGACCCCGCCCGGGCCGCGGACTACCTGGCGTGCTTCCGCGCGGACGCGATCGTCGAGGACGCCGAGCACCTGCGCCGCACCGTGTACGGCGGGCGGCGGTGGACGACGCTGGGGCAGTCCTACGGCGGGTTCCTCACCCTCACGTACCTGTCGCGGTACCCCGAGGCGCTCGAGGCGTGCTGGATCACCGGTGGTCTGCCGCCCGTCGGCGCCACGGCCGAGGACGTGTACGCCGCGACGTACCCCCGGCAGGCGGCCCGCAACCGCGCGCTGCACCGCGCCTTCCCGACGGACGTCGAGCTGCTGGGGCACCTCGCCGACCGGGTCGCGGCGGGGGGCGTCGTGCTGCCGACGGGTGACGCGCTGACGGTCGAGCGGCTGCAGACCCTGGGGATGTCGCTGGGCATGAGCACCGGGGTGGACGACCTGCACTGGCTGCTGGACACCGCGCTCGACCGCCACGGCGAGCCCGCGCCGGGGTTCCTCGCGCAGGTCGCCGCGCGCACGGGGTTCGACACCAACCCGCTGTACCTGGTGCTGCAGGAGGTCATCTACCACTCGGGTGAGCGTGAGCCCGGGTGGGCCGCGGCGGCCGAGCACGCCCGCCACCCGGACTTCGCGGCCACCGCCCGCCCGCTGCTGCTCACCGGCGAGGCGGTGTACCCGTGGATGTTCGACCAGGTCGCGGCGCTGCGCCCGTTCGCGGCCGCCGCCCACGAGCTCGCCGCCCGGACCGAGTGGCCCGCGCTCTACGACGTCGACCGGCTCGCCGCCAACGAGGTCCCCGTCGCCGCCGTGCAGTACCTCGACGACCCGTACGTCGACGTCGACCTGGCGCGCGCGACCGCGGCGGGCCTGGGCAACGCGCAGGTGTGGCTCACCAACGAGTACCTGCACGACGGGCTGCGCGTCGCCGGTGACACGATCCTGCCGCGGCTGGCCGACCTGACGTCCGGCCGCTGGACGGTCACGTCCGGCTGACGCGGTCCGCGGTGGGCCGAACGGGCGGAGTCGGGGCCGTCGCCCCGACGACCGGGGCGAATCGGGCATCATGAGCAGCCCCACCCCTGAGGAGATCTGACCCGTGCCTGCTCGCCGCCTCCGTCCGCTGACGACCCTGGCCGCCGCGCTCGTCCTGGCCCTCGGGGCCTGCACGACGGGGGACCCGGGTCCCGCCGCCGGCGCGACCACCGCGGCCGGTACGCCGTCGGCCGCGCCGGCGCCCCAGCCCGACGACGTCGTCGCGTCGTTCGTGGTCCCCTTCAACGGTCACGACGTGGACGTCGAGGTGTACCCCCTCGTGCGACACGGCGAGCACGTCGTGCTCACGGTGGACTTCACCGCCCGGGCGCCCGCCGTGCCGGAGGAGGACAGCGTGATCCTCTTCGGCCTCGGGGGCCGGGCCTTCACGACGGAGATCCTGCACGGCCCGGTCAACCTGCGGCTGCTCGACCTGGAACGCGACGTCGTCCACCACGTCGCGCGCGACGCGCAGGGACGTCCCGTCGTCACCGACGGCGACTGGGACGTCATCGGGACCGCGGACGGTACCCGGCTGCAGACGGCGTACGCCGCCCCGCCGCCGGACGTCCGGAGCATGTCCCTGTTCCTGCCCGGTGCGCCGCTGGTCGCGGACGTCCCGGTCGTCGACGGCGACGCGCCGGCCCCGGTCCGTGCCGTCGCCGGCGCGACCGCCACGCCGGCGGAGGAGCCCGACGGGCTGGACTGGGACGCGGTCGTGGCCGCACCGACGTTCCCCCTGGAGTCCGCGAGCGTCGAGCTCGCCGGCGCCGTGACCACGACCGAGTCGGTCGAGCGGGTCGAGGCGTCTCTCGGGTCCGACGTCCTGTTCGAGTTCGACCAGGCCACGCTGACGCCGCAGGCCGGCGAGGCGATCGCGCTCGTCGCGCAGCGGCTCGCCGAGCGCGAGCCGGGACCGGTCACCGTCGTCGGGCACACCGACGACCAGGGGGACGACGACTACAACCTCGACCTGTCGCGGCGTCGGGCGCAGACGGTGGCCGACGCCCTCGGGGCGGCGGTCGGCCCGTCGTACCCGTTGCAGGTCGAAGGGCGGGGCGAGGCGGAGCCGTTCGTGACCAACGACTCCGACGACGACCGCGCCCGCAACCGGCGCGTGGCCGTGACCCTGGAGTCGACCGTCGTGACGCAGACCGAGGTCACCGCCGCCGGGGAGCTGCCGCCGTTCGGGGAGGACGGCACGGTCGGCAGCGCCGGCGGAGGGCTGCAGCTCGGGGACGACCGCGCCCGGTGGCTGCTGGACGCGACGGCCCGTCACGTCCACGGGCACCTGGTGGTCGACCTGGTGGTGACGGCACCCGAGGGGCAGGACGAGGCGGTCTTCGCGGCCCTCAGCAACGTCCTGTCGTCCCACCGCGGCGACGGGACCGTCGTGCCGATGCAGAACGCCGCCCGCGTCTCCGTCCTCGACGGCGCGGTCCGGTTGTTCCCGCTGGACTACCGCACGGGTGACCGTGAGGGCTTCCCGGGAGGGGAGTGGTGGAGCGTCGCCGACCTCGAGGGCACGCCCACGCTCACCGGGGGTCAGCGGCGCACGTTCAGCGCGGTCTACCCCCGCATGGACACCGCCGAGGTCACGCTGCAGGCGGGCGACGGCGGCTTCAGCTCCAACGACTTCCGGATGACCGGTGTGCCCGTGGTCGCGGACGAGTAGGGGACCGTCGGGCTGACGCGCGGAACCCGGTGCGCCCCGCGGGCCCCACGCCCGTGCGGGGCGCAGGACCGCGCGCAGCACGTGCTCAGGCCGAGCTGCCGGTCCCGGCGTCGCCGGGCCGTGCCGGCGGGGTCCTCCCGTCGGTCGGGGCCTCGGGCCGCCGGCCGTCGCCGGCCGGGGGCTGCGGCCTGCCGCCCCCGTCGGTGGGCGCCTGCGGCCACGCGTCGTCCCCGGTCGGCGGCTGCGGCGCGGTCCCGCCGCCCGGGGCCCCGCCCGGCCCGCCTGTCCCGCCCGACGCGACGCCCGCCGTCGCCGTGGCGCGCTCGGTGCCGCCGGTCGCGTCCCCACCGGCGCGCAGCCCGCCGACCGACTCCCCGGACGCGGACCCCCCGACGACGAGCCGGTACGTCGCGTCCGCCACGACGTCGCCCGACGAGTACACGACGTTCCGGACGTCCCGGCCGGTCTCGAAGGTCGCGACGAGCGTGCCGTCCTCCGCGACGACGTGCACGACGCTCCCGGCGGGCACGGCCTCGTCGGACGTCAGCGACACGAACGACTGCGGGCTCGACACCGCCGGGGTCTGCGCCATCTCCCCCGCGCCGGTCGCGAGCAGGACGCCACCGCTGACGGTGATCGCGCCGTTGGCGTCGAACGCCGCCTCGGGGCCGCGGGCCGGTCCGTCGACCACGACGGTGCCGCCGCTGATCGTCACGGTGCCGTTCGAGTCGATCCCGTCGCCGTCCGCGTGCAGCACGACCGTGCCGCCCGTGACGGCCACCTCGACGCCCTCGACGGCCTGCTCGGGTGCGCTGGTCGCGGGGTCGGAGCCGTTGACGGCGTCGTCGGACGCGACGACGGTGACGTCGCCGCCGGTGACGGTCACGACCGTGCCCTCCAGGCCCTCGACACAGGCCGCGACGTCGACCGTGCCGCCCTCGACCAGCAGGCCCGCCTCGGCGTGCGCGGCGTCGTCCCCGGCGGACAGCTGCACGTCGCCGTCGGTGACCGTGAGGTTCCCGTCGGAGTGCAGCGCGTCGTCGGCCGCGTCGACGCGCAGCTGCCCGCCGCCCACGACGAGCGCGGCGCCCGCGGCGAGCCCCTTCGGGCTCAGGTCGTCCGTCACGGACGCCGCCTGCGACGCACCCCCGCCCGCGACGGCGGACACCGACCCGCCGCCGACCAGCACGTCGGTGGTCGCCGTGATCCCGTCGTCGCCGGACGTCACGTCGGCCGTGCCGCCCGCGACGTGCACGTACCCGCGGGTCGCGTCGTCGTCCGCGTCGGACTTCAGGCCGTCGCCGCCCGCCTCCACGGTGAGCGCACCGTCGAGCACGACGAGCGCGTCCTTGCCGCGCACGCCGTCGTCGACGGCGGTGACCGCGACGGTCCCGGACGCGAGGACGAGGTCGTCCTTCGACGCGATCCCGTCGTTCGCGTTGCCGGTGACCTGGAGCGACCCGGCGCCGGCGATCGTGAGGTCCGCGGTCGAGAACAGCGCCGCGTCCGGGGCGTCCTCGGCGTCCGCGTCGGCGTACGTCGCGGCGTCCGCCAGGGTGTTGGACGACCCCTGGGCCAGGCCCACCACGACCTCCTCGGCGGCGGTGACCTGCAGCGCCGACGTGGTCGACGACGTGATCGACGCGCCGTCCAGCACCACGGTCACCTGCTCGTCGTCCGCGGTGTCGACGACGACCTGGCCATCGGTGAGCGTCCCGGTCAGCACGTACGTGCCGGCGGCGGTGATCGTCACCGTGCCGCCGTCGACCTGCACACCGTCGCCGTCGGCGTGCGCCGTGGTGCCGTCCAGGGTGACGGTGACGGCGCTCGCGGCGTCCCAGGTGGTGTCCGACGTGACGTGGTCGTGGTTCGCGGCGAGCTCGGCCTCGACGGTCGTGTCGGCGTCGGCCGGGTCGACGTCGGTGACCGCGCTCGTGGCGGAGTCGGTGGCCGCGTCGGTCGCGTCGGCCGACGGCGTCGCGGTGCTCGTGCAGCCGGCGAGGAGGACGGCGGTGAGCGCGGCCGGCAGGGTCAGCCGGGTGAGGGTGCGTCGCATGGGTGCTCCGTTCGTGGGGGCCGGTCAGCCGGCGGGGACGAGGGCGGGCGCGACGTGCCGGTCGAGCACGGGCCGCCAGGGGGTGCAGGGCAGGCGCGGGTCGAGGACCGCCATGCCGGTGCCGTACTTGGACAGGCGCACGGGCCGGTGGCCGTGGCGCCACAGCAGACGGTCGGCGGCCGAGGGCGTCGAGCCGGTCTTGGTCTCGACGACGGCCAGGCCGTCGAGCCGCAGGGCGGCGTGGGACGGCGCGACCGTGCCGGTCCCGGCCCAGGTGAGCCCGGTGTCGACGGTGACGCGGGAGGGTGCCGGGCCCGTCAGCAGGAACGTGCGTCGCGCGTACCGCGTGACCAGCGCCGGCGTCAGCGGGCCGGCCGGGGCGGGCACGGTGGCGGCGTCGAGCACACCGGCGACGAACGCCGTCGCCGCACCGGTCAGCGGGGCGGACGGGTCGGCGTCGTACGGCACCCGCGTCTTGACGGTGGTGCCGCGCGGTCCGCGGGTCTTCACCTCGACGAAGCAGGCGGCGGAGTCCAGGTAGGTGCGGGTGCGGACCTTGAAGCGCCGGCGCCTGCGCTGCGCGGCGCCGCGGAAGCAGGTGAGGTCCGGGGTGTCGAGGTACACCGACGCGTAGTCGAAGCGCTCACGGCCGTCGACGCGCAGCACCCGCAGGCCGTCGTCCAGCCGGTCGTGCAGCGCGGCCACCAGGGCCTCGGCGACGGCCACGGGGACGACGTACTTGCGGTCGACCCGGGTCTGCAGGCCGGCACGCGCCGTCAGCTCCTCGAGGGTCACGCCGGCGAGGCCGCCGAGCGGGACGGACCCGGACGGGGCGCTCACCGCGCCACCCCCGCCAGGACGGGTGCGTCGGCGGACGCCGCGTCGGCGGGACGGCGCGCGCCGTCGAGGAGGGAGTAGCGCACCTCGACCCAGGTGGTGTCGTTGACGAGGTCGAGGCGCTGCACGTCCACCGCGTGCACCCGCGCGCCCAGCAGCTCCTCCAGGTGGGCGACCAGCGCCGCCTCGGACGTGAACGCCCGGTCCAGCACGACCGTCTGCGAGCGGTACCGGCGCAGCAGCCGCGGCGAGTCGCCGACCGCCATGACCGCGACCACCAGCGCCATCAGCCCCACGCCGAGCGGCACGGACGTGACCCCGAGCCCGCCGACGAGCCCGAGGGCCAGCGCCGAGAAGTAGTAGGCCACCTCGCTCTGCGCCAGCTCGGTGGACCGCAGCCGGATGATCGACAGCACGCCGAACAACCCCAGCCCCAGGCCGGCGCCGACCGTCCCGGACCCGAGCGCCGCCGACACGGCCAGCACGCCCACGTTGACGCCCAGGTAGGCCACGACCAGGTCGCGGCGGCGGTGCCGCGGCACGTAGAGGGCGAAGGTCAGGACGACGACGGCGACGAGGTCCGCCGCCAGCAGCGTGAGGTCGGGCACGGGTGCCTCCGAGCGTCGGTGACCCGCCGGGTGCGGGTGGGTCCATGGAGCCGCACGCGCCTGTGACGACGCTGTGGGGACGCTGGGTCGAGGCTCTGACCTGGCGTGTCCTGCAAACGGGTGAGCGTGCCCGCCCGGCGGGCCCGCGTCCGGAAGGTCCGGCATCATGGCCGCACCCCACCCCCGGAGGACCCTTCCGTGCTCGTCTCCCGACGGACCCGCCCCCCGCTCGCCGCCGGTCTCGTGCTGGCCCTCGCCGTGCTCGCCGGCTGCACGGCGGGTGACGCGGACACCCCCGCCCCCGACGCGACCCCGACGCCCACCGTCGACCCGGGCCCGCAGCCCG
This region includes:
- a CDS encoding metal ABC transporter ATP-binding protein, which encodes MTHALEVRDLHVSYGTVRALDGASLTLDHGRVCGLVGVNGSGKSTLFKCVMGVVRPDAGTVLVDGTDPAAARRRGAVGYVPQSEDVDWTFPLSVRDVVMTGRYGHLGLTRRPGRADHAAVDEALARVELTDLADRQIGRLSGGQRKRAFVARGLAQGATVLLLDEPFAGVDKRSEATITRLLRELAAAGAAVLVSTHDLHALPALADEAALLHGHVLVHGTPQDVLRPENLALAFGSDVREVP
- a CDS encoding metal ABC transporter substrate-binding protein, with protein sequence MRHPSPQHRRSWCAGAVLTVLALLAGCTARPADDGRPVVLTTFTVLADIAANVAGEHLQVESITRVGAEVHGYDPTPGDIARARRADLVLDNGLGLERWFEQFVDGLDAPHVVVSDGVDVIDVTGDAYAGRPNPHAWMSPLQAQVYVRNIADAFADLDPAHADDYRANADAYSTELQQVHDELVTALGALPEQHRALVTCEGAFSYLARDAGLTEHYIWPVNAEQQATPRQVAAVVDTVRADEVPAVFCESTVSDAPMRRIAEATGAVLGGTLYVDSLSEPDGPVPTYLDLLRHDVRVIVDGLTGRTS
- a CDS encoding glycoside hydrolase family 31 protein, producing the protein MTLPTLPTRPVADPAAVVQGDTYRITVLTDGLLRLEHSPDGVFEDRPSTFALHRRQPVPEFRVVDRGTHLEVVTRRLRLTYDKGPFTTSGLSVAVLGAVTTWHSVWRYGQDDDGRNLGGTARTLDEADGAVPLEPGVAGRYGYAVIDDSRSLLLTEDGWVAPRDDRRTDLYVFAYGHDHAEAVRALYAVSGPQPVLPRWALGNWWSRYHRYTAEEYVALLDRFRAAGVPFSVAVLDMDWHVTDVDPAIGSGWTGYTWDRELFGDPAAFLAEVHARGLRVTLNVHPADGVGPHEEAYGAMCQALGLDPSTRDPIAFDVTDEAFLTAYLDVLHRGLEDEGVDFWWIDWQQGPHSRVAGIDPLWMLNHFHFLDNARDGRRPLTFSRYAGPGSHRYPVGFSGDAVVSWASLAAQPHFTATAANIGYGWWSHDIGGHMFGAKDDELATRWVQLGTFSPVLRLHSSNNPFLTKEPWAFGPEHAAVQTDFLRLRHRLVPYLHTMNHRAAREGVPLVTPMYHRWSRHREAYGVPGQFLFGSQLLVAPVTSPRDRGSATAAVRAWLPDGAWVDVLTGLVYDGGRELVLHRDLAAVPVLAAAGAIVPLDAADVPDDDPVEPCALEVLVVVGADGAFTLVEDDGTGDGLDSSRVARTPLTWDQARGALTVGPVEGAAGVVPATRTWTATFVSVADDVTPVATVEGAPAEPVVARAADGRLRVTVADVPVGATLRVGLGEAPALRPNDVAGRLHRLLDVAQVGYELKSRVLDVLTSDRPLHVRLSHLAALDVPPALRGALEEVVLARVP
- a CDS encoding OmpA family protein, producing the protein MRAARRRRPARAGLVVVLVAVLLAACTGGGATPDGETDGTPTADPGPRPEDVVASEVVVTSEAEVRVDVHPVVRVGDLAVLTLDLIPPDPFPETGRVHVHGWDVDGLTYHLTSEAPSNVRLVDLVRDVVLHGGTDGEGAPVVAPEGWATLRDPAGTRLQIPFAAPHPDADEVALFLPGAPLVAAVPVIDGDVPASVRPASAAAPTGTPGASGSATASASPAPAPEVLDLDAVVAAPVFPLESTSIELAGAVTTVESQERVDVSLGSDVLFEFDQDVLTPAADEALRLVAQRLTERAPGDVTVVGHTDDQGDEAYNADLSQRRARTVADALGALVDPASYPMGVEGRGESEPVAPNTSDEDRALNRRVTVTLTSTMVTRTELTTGGELPPFGQEGQVGTAGTPLPVDALIDWEVEATARRVHGHVVVDLVARNVDDRSSSGAKIGSLDGGDRGRGEGTTAPSASSSGTILHGATRVLPLDYRTGVSERHPGGEWFALADLTVGGDMDPGQARTFSFVYPELDVDTVTFQAGTGRSSSYDFRILDIPVAAEGTG
- a CDS encoding alpha/beta fold hydrolase encodes the protein MTGFRVREHRVEVPVDRGDPQRFGSVEVFAREVVDPERDGEDLPLLLFLQGGPGGMGPRPTPGGGWWATALRTHRVVLLDQRGTGRSSRIEGADVAAFDDPARAADYLACFRADAIVEDAEHLRRTVYGGRRWTTLGQSYGGFLTLTYLSRYPEALEACWITGGLPPVGATAEDVYAATYPRQAARNRALHRAFPTDVELLGHLADRVAAGGVVLPTGDALTVERLQTLGMSLGMSTGVDDLHWLLDTALDRHGEPAPGFLAQVAARTGFDTNPLYLVLQEVIYHSGEREPGWAAAAEHARHPDFAATARPLLLTGEAVYPWMFDQVAALRPFAAAAHELAARTEWPALYDVDRLAANEVPVAAVQYLDDPYVDVDLARATAAGLGNAQVWLTNEYLHDGLRVAGDTILPRLADLTSGRWTVTSG
- a CDS encoding OmpA family protein → MPARRLRPLTTLAAALVLALGACTTGDPGPAAGATTAAGTPSAAPAPQPDDVVASFVVPFNGHDVDVEVYPLVRHGEHVVLTVDFTARAPAVPEEDSVILFGLGGRAFTTEILHGPVNLRLLDLERDVVHHVARDAQGRPVVTDGDWDVIGTADGTRLQTAYAAPPPDVRSMSLFLPGAPLVADVPVVDGDAPAPVRAVAGATATPAEEPDGLDWDAVVAAPTFPLESASVELAGAVTTTESVERVEASLGSDVLFEFDQATLTPQAGEAIALVAQRLAEREPGPVTVVGHTDDQGDDDYNLDLSRRRAQTVADALGAAVGPSYPLQVEGRGEAEPFVTNDSDDDRARNRRVAVTLESTVVTQTEVTAAGELPPFGEDGTVGSAGGGLQLGDDRARWLLDATARHVHGHLVVDLVVTAPEGQDEAVFAALSNVLSSHRGDGTVVPMQNAARVSVLDGAVRLFPLDYRTGDREGFPGGEWWSVADLEGTPTLTGGQRRTFSAVYPRMDTAEVTLQAGDGGFSSNDFRMTGVPVVADE